The Deltaproteobacteria bacterium genome contains the following window.
CTCAGAAACGCCCCGAGGGCGGCCAGCCCGGTGACGGCGGCCCCGCCCACCATCATCACGCGCGGACCGGCGCGGTCGAGCATGATGCCGCTCACGGGCGTGCCGCAGAAACGGCCCGCGGCCCAGGCCGTGACCGTCTGGGCCGCCACGCCCATGGATATGTCGAACGAACTGGAAAGCACCGGGATGGTGGGCAGCACCATGCCCCAGGCGAGCCCGGAGAAAAGGGCGCTGCCGTAGAGCAGCACGAAGTTGCGCAGCAGACGCGGTTCGAGCCAGGCCACGTTCACGATGCCTTCCGGTGGCCGGCAGGGTCGCTCCCGCCGGTTTCCCTCATCGCCTCGCCCGCTGACGACCCTGCGCAAGCCCGCGCGGGAGAAGGGCGGTCCGCGGTCCCGGTTCCGCTCATTGCGCTGCGCCTCCCAGAGTGATGGCCAGCGTCCCGGCCACCACCGCGAGGCTGCCGCCCACGGTGCGCCGGGTCACCATCTCGATGTTGTGCAGAAAAGCCACGGTGTAGAGCAGCACCCACATGGGCTGGGTGGCCACCATGGGAGTGACGAGCACAACCGGACCGACGCTGAGAGCCGTGACGAACAACAGGAACCCCAGGTTCTCCAGCAGCGCTGCGGCCACGAACGGTCCCAGGGACTGCCGGTTCCATACCGGCCGGGTGGGCGTTCCCGGCAACGCCAGGTAACCGGCGAACGTCGCCAGCGATACGGCGCCGACGATGGCGGCGAACAGGATCGGGTAGCCGGCGTCCTGCAACGAGTAGCGCGCGATGTTGTGCACGACCGCCGCGCTGAAGGCGCCGCCCAGGGAGTAGATCCCGTGCCACCAGCGGGCGCCGGCCAGCCGTTCTTCGTCGCGCCACGAGACGAGGGTGATGCCCGCCACGACCAGGACGATGCCGGCGAGGACCCACAGGGTCGCGGTCTCGCCCAGGATGGTCAGCGCCAGCAGGGTGCTGAAGAGCGGATGGGTGGAGCGCAGCGCCGTGCCGCGGGCGGCGCCGATGTGGGCGATGCCGGTGTAGGTGAGCCAGCGCACCACGGGCATGAGGAACCCCACGATCACGGCGGGCCACAGGAACGAGGCACCCACGGCGGGCACCCCGGTAAAGAGCGCTACGACCGTCCACAACAGCACGGTCTGAGAGATCAGAGAGAGCAGGGTAACCGTGGTGGCGTTGGAGTACTGCAAGCCCCGGCGCGCGGAGATGATGCTGATGCCGTAGGTCCAGGCGGTCAGGAGCCCGACGGCTTGAGGCAGGTATTGCGTCATGGACGCGGGAGCCCACGCTCCGCTCCCGGCGGGACAAGCCCTCCGGGCTGGCGCCGGGAGATCCCGCGTTTTTTCATCCGTCCGGTGGGAACGGCCACTAGTTGCGGATGTCCTGCTGGAACCACTCCAGCGGCAGCTCGTGACCGAGGCCGTTCTCCTTCGCGTAGCGGTAGACCAGGTAGCCCACCGCGGCGAACTGGATGCCGGCGGAGAAGTTGTGGTGCAAGGTGGTCTGCCCGTCGTTCTCCCGCCCCGGCTTTTCGCCCATCAGCACCTCGGACAGGGTGGTGTGGTTCCGGTCGGTGTAGCGGCGCATGTAGTTCTTGTCGATGGGGCGCCGGTCGCGTTCCTCCTGGGTGCCCAGGGCATAGTTGAACACCGCCTGGTTGGAGGTCCCGATGACCACGTCCGCCTTCTCGTAGGTTTCGTCCTCGAGCTCCTCCGGACGCACGTCCACGACGTGCATGCCGGTCTGGAGCCAGTCCGCCTGGAACAGGGGCACGCGCGAGTCCGTGCAGGTGGCGCCGATGTCGGCGCCGCTCATGGCCTCCCGCGCCGAGTTGACGGCGGTCACCTTGATCCCCAGGGCTTCCGCCATCTTCTTCGCGTAGGCCTCGCGGTTGGCTTGGGTGGGGCTGAATACCTTGATGTGCTCGATGGGGCGCACGGCGCACGCGGCCATGGCGTAGGTGCGCGCCATGGCGCCGGAGCCCAGCACTCCCATGACCTTGGAGTCGGCGCGGGACAGGTGCTTGACCCCGACCCCGGCGGTGGCGCCCACCCGGTAGCTCTGGAGATAGCCGTCGTTCATGATGCACAGCAGTTCGCCCGTGCGCGTGTCCACCAGCAGGATGATGCCGCAGTACTTGCCCGGCTCGACGTTGAACCAGTGCTCGGTGACCGCGCCGTTGTATTCCTGCCAGGTCATGATGTCGAGCTTGAAGCGGAAGGCTAGGATCGGCGGGTCCTTGATGGCGCCCAGCAGCGAGCCCCAGCGGAAGTAGTCGCCCACGGTGGCGGTGGGGGACCACAGGTCGGTGCGCGGCTGGAAGGCGGCGTTGCCCTCGGCGAGCTGCCTGAGCGCGTCTTCCATGGCCTCGACGGCGTCGTTCATGTCGAGCGCCTGCTCGGCGATGCGGTTGTCGATCATCAGGGGCATGGGTGTTCTCCGGTGGCTGGACGATCACTGCTGTTGCTCTTCTGCTAGCAGCTTTGCGTCGCGGGTGTCCACCCTGGAGCGAACTAGTGGCCTGTCCGGTTAATTCGCAGCATAATCTGCGGGTCTTTTTTTGGGTTGCGGCGGGCGGCCGGCTCCGTTACCCTGTCCCGGATCATTTTCGAGCGGTGCCACCGCTTCCGAACTGGAGGACAGACAGCATGTACAAAGCCAGCCGTTATTTCTTTTACGGGTTGGTCGCGGCCATCTCGCTGACGTTCGCATGGCCGGCAACCGACGTTGCCGCGGCGGACATCAAGGGCAAGATCGTCACTTGGACGATTCCCTTCAGCGAGGGCGGCGGATCCGGCCGCTGGGCCCGTTTCGTGGAGCCGTTCCTGCGCAAGCACAGCGGCGCCGACGTCCGCCTCAAGTTCGTTCCCGGCGGCGGTTCCACCAAGGGCGCCAACCTCTTCGCCAAGCGCGCCAAGCCCAACGGCCTGGATCTCCTGGGCACCTCGGGCTCCACCCAGTTCCCGTTCCTGCTCGGCGACAAGCGCGTGAAGTACGACTACGGCAAGTGGCGCCCGCTGCTGGCCTATGCCACGGGCGGTGTCGCCTACACCACCCCGAAGCTCGGGGTCAAGACGGCCGCCGAGTTGGCAGCCAAGAAGCCGTCGCTCAAGTATGGCTCCCAAGGCGCCACGTCGCTGGATCTCGTCCCGTTGCTGGCGTTCGAGATGCTCGGCCTCGACGTCAAGGCGGTGTTCGGCATGAAGGGCCGTTCCGCCGGCCGCAAGGCGTTCATGACCGGCGAGACCACCATCGATTACCAGACCTCCGCGGCCTACCTCTCGAAGGTGACCCCGCTGGTGAAGGAGGGCAGCGCGCTGCCGATCATGTCCTGGGGCGCCCTGGACGCCAAGGGCAACCTGGTCCGCGATCCCAACTTCCCGGACCTGCCGCATTTCGCCGAGGTCTACGAGCAGGTCCACGGCAAGAAGCCGTCGGGCATCTGGTTCGACGCGTGGAAGGCTTTTTTCACCGCCGGCTTCCCGGCCCAGAAGTTCGTGGTGGTTCCCAAGGGCACGCCCGACGACGTGGCGAAGGCCTACGAGGATGCCTTCAACAAGATGTTGGCGGACCCCGAGTACATCGCCAACAAGGACAAGAAGATCGGCACCTACGACCAGGTGACGGGCGCGGCGGCCCAGTTGAAGTTCAAGGCGGCCACGCAGGTCCCGGCGGAGGCCAGGAAATGGGTGCGTGACTGGCTGACGAAGAAGTACAACGTGGTG
Protein-coding sequences here:
- a CDS encoding ornithine cyclodeaminase family protein, with the protein product MPLMIDNRIAEQALDMNDAVEAMEDALRQLAEGNAAFQPRTDLWSPTATVGDYFRWGSLLGAIKDPPILAFRFKLDIMTWQEYNGAVTEHWFNVEPGKYCGIILLVDTRTGELLCIMNDGYLQSYRVGATAGVGVKHLSRADSKVMGVLGSGAMARTYAMAACAVRPIEHIKVFSPTQANREAYAKKMAEALGIKVTAVNSAREAMSGADIGATCTDSRVPLFQADWLQTGMHVVDVRPEELEDETYEKADVVIGTSNQAVFNYALGTQEERDRRPIDKNYMRRYTDRNHTTLSEVLMGEKPGRENDGQTTLHHNFSAGIQFAAVGYLVYRYAKENGLGHELPLEWFQQDIRN
- a CDS encoding tricarboxylate transporter, producing MYKASRYFFYGLVAAISLTFAWPATDVAAADIKGKIVTWTIPFSEGGGSGRWARFVEPFLRKHSGADVRLKFVPGGGSTKGANLFAKRAKPNGLDLLGTSGSTQFPFLLGDKRVKYDYGKWRPLLAYATGGVAYTTPKLGVKTAAELAAKKPSLKYGSQGATSLDLVPLLAFEMLGLDVKAVFGMKGRSAGRKAFMTGETTIDYQTSAAYLSKVTPLVKEGSALPIMSWGALDAKGNLVRDPNFPDLPHFAEVYEQVHGKKPSGIWFDAWKAFFTAGFPAQKFVVVPKGTPDDVAKAYEDAFNKMLADPEYIANKDKKIGTYDQVTGAAAQLKFKAATQVPAEARKWVRDWLTKKYNVVF
- a CDS encoding DMT family transporter — its product is MTQYLPQAVGLLTAWTYGISIISARRGLQYSNATTVTLLSLISQTVLLWTVVALFTGVPAVGASFLWPAVIVGFLMPVVRWLTYTGIAHIGAARGTALRSTHPLFSTLLALTILGETATLWVLAGIVLVVAGITLVSWRDEERLAGARWWHGIYSLGGAFSAAVVHNIARYSLQDAGYPILFAAIVGAVSLATFAGYLALPGTPTRPVWNRQSLGPFVAAALLENLGFLLFVTALSVGPVVLVTPMVATQPMWVLLYTVAFLHNIEMVTRRTVGGSLAVVAGTLAITLGGAAQ